CTCACTATCTCGCAGTCGGCCGTGACGAGCGCGATCAAGGAGCTGGAGGACAGGCTTGGCACGCAACTGTTCGTGCGCACGTCGGCGGGCGTGACGCTGACCGATACCGGGCGGCGTTTTCTCAATCACGCGTACACAATTCTGTCGTCGGTCGACGAGGCGATGCGGATCCCGAATCTCGAGAGCACGCTGACCGGCACGCTCGCGATCGCCGCAAGCTACACGGTGCTCGGCTACTTCCTGCCGCATCACGTGCTGCGGCTCAATACGCTCTATCCACGCCTGACGATTAACCTGCACGAACTGAACCGCGAGTCGATCGAGGAAGGGCTGATCGCGGGCCGCTACGACATGGCCGTGCTGCTCACGTCGAACGTGTCGAATCCGGAGCTCGTGCTGGAGCCGGTGATTCATTCGGTGCGCAGGCTGTGGGTCGGTGCGCATCATCCGCTGCTGCGGCGCGAGAGCGTCACGTTCGCGGAGGTCGCGCACGAGCCGTTCGTGATGCTGACGGTGGACGAGGCAGGGCAGACCGCGCTGCGTTACTGGAACGAGACGCCGTATCGGCCGAACGTGATCCTACGCACCTCGTCGGTCGAGGCGGTGCGCAGCATGGTCGCGAACGGCAGCGGTGTCGCCATCCTGTCCGACATGGTGTATCGCCCGTGGTCGCTCGAAGGGCGGCGCATCGAGACGATCGTGTTGCGCGACCCGGTGCCGCCGATGAGCGTCGGCCTCGCGTGGCGCAAGAACATCGAGTTGGGTCCCGCGATGCACGCGGTGCGCGACTATTTTCGGCACACTTTCATGGAGCCCCGGGCGCTGGGTGGCGGCCCCTGAGAGCCATTTTTGCGGACGACTTGGCTTTGTAGTTGGCGGTTGAAGCCGAGCCGCATCGTGATGGCGCTGTCCGCGGTGTCGATCGCACGGTTTCGGCAGGCCAAAACAGCGTTGGGCGCGTGCTTTGAGGAGCTCGGCGATGGCGGCGGTGTCATGATGGACGCCAACGACCGTAAGGCGATCGAGCAGATCCTGGCCCTACACGACCAACAACTGCTCGCTGTTCCGAGCCATCGATATTTGGACCCGCAGGAGCGCGCGAAACAACTCGCGCAGGCTGGACGATCAGCGATCCCGGATCAAGTGTGACGCGGCGGCCGGACCCGCTCGCGACAGAAGTTTCGAATGCGAGTGGCAACCAGAAAAATGTCGGCCTGGTAAAAGCCTCTTCGTGGATGCTTGTTCGTTCTCAGGGTAGCGTTTATAGTGCTTTACGAGCATGAGTTTTTTTAGCCAACTTCCCATTGTGCTGCAGGGCCACCAACGGTGGCCCTTTTTTTTGGCTTTCAAGGTCTGACATGTCACTCCTGCAGTAGTGGAATGCAGACTCTTGCGTGAACGTGTGTGAAGTATGGCCGTGAGATGTTGCGGTGTTGGCATCTAGTCGAAGCACCGGCCACGCTGCCTTGATAGGGCCTCTCAAGTTTTGGCGAACCGTGCCGAAAAAATGCTTGCTGGCTCTGCATTAGAGACGTGCCTTTCAGAATCGACTAACAGTTTCTTTACAAATTCTATTCGGACTTTGTAAAGAAACTGCGAGATTGGCTTCGTTGGCGCGATTGCTGTTGTGCAGTGTAGCCACATGAAGTGGAAGATTTCTATTGTCACGGGAGGCTTAAGATAACTGTCACCCAACAAATAGATTAATTATTTTTTACATATTAGGAGAGCAACATGCTCGGTATTAATACTAATGTCAACTCACTGGTTGCTCAGCAGAACCTGAACGGCTCGCAGAGTGCCCTGTCGCAAGCCATCACGCGCCTGTCTTCGGGCAACCGCATCAACAGCGCCGCTGACGATGCAGCCGGTCTGGCGATCGCCACGCGTATGCAAACGCAGATCAACGGCCTGAACCAGGGCGTGCAGAACACCAACGACGCCGTCTCGCTGATCCAGACGACGTCGAGCCAACTGTCGTCGCTGACGAGCAGCCTGCAGCGTATCAGCACGCTGGCGACCGAAGCGGCCACCGGCACGCTGTCGTCGAGCGACCAGGCCGCTGCCGAGCAGGAAGTGGCTCAGCAGATCCAGGAAGTGAACCGGATTGCTTCGCAAACGAACTTCAACGGCAAGAACCTGCTCGACGGTTCGGCCGGGATCGTCACCTTCCAGATCGGCGCGAACGTCGGCCAGACGGTCAGCCTGGACCTGAGCCAAAGCCTGTCGGCGGCGAAGATCGGCGGCGGCCTGGTGCAATCGGGCACCAACGTCGGCACGATTCAAAATCTGAGCCTTGATGCGAACGGCGCGGCCACCACGGCGGCACAACCGGC
The window above is part of the Burkholderia glumae LMG 2196 = ATCC 33617 genome. Proteins encoded here:
- a CDS encoding LysR family transcriptional regulator yields the protein MALTLRQLKYFVATAELGQISQAAIQLTISQSAVTSAIKELEDRLGTQLFVRTSAGVTLTDTGRRFLNHAYTILSSVDEAMRIPNLESTLTGTLAIAASYTVLGYFLPHHVLRLNTLYPRLTINLHELNRESIEEGLIAGRYDMAVLLTSNVSNPELVLEPVIHSVRRLWVGAHHPLLRRESVTFAEVAHEPFVMLTVDEAGQTALRYWNETPYRPNVILRTSSVEAVRSMVANGSGVAILSDMVYRPWSLEGRRIETIVLRDPVPPMSVGLAWRKNIELGPAMHAVRDYFRHTFMEPRALGGGP
- a CDS encoding flagellin, which gives rise to MLGINTNVNSLVAQQNLNGSQSALSQAITRLSSGNRINSAADDAAGLAIATRMQTQINGLNQGVQNTNDAVSLIQTTSSQLSSLTSSLQRISTLATEAATGTLSSSDQAAAEQEVAQQIQEVNRIASQTNFNGKNLLDGSAGIVTFQIGANVGQTVSLDLSQSLSAAKIGGGLVQSGTNVGTIQNLSLDANGAATTAAQPAITSVNVLSDGKGGFTFTDQNGQALSASAVGAIFTTGTAAGTGTAVTNLTLSTGATSGMTTAQASAAANMISQINSVNAPPTVSNVNISNTTSANQAIVSIANALSTINNLQATLGATQNRLQGIAQTQQANSTNLSSAQSQIQSADFAQETAALSKAQVLQQAGISVLAQANSLPQQVLKLLQ